DNA from Coffea arabica cultivar ET-39 chromosome 10c, Coffea Arabica ET-39 HiFi, whole genome shotgun sequence:
AATCTCTACCTTGGTGTGTCTCCAACATTGATAATAGCAAATCTGCTCTAACTTTTCCACATAAGTCCCAATATACCTAAATCACCAACAACGAACTCCAATCAAGTCCCTTGTTTGAACTTGTAAACTGGAAGAGGTTTCGCAAACATGTTAGCAGGATTTTCTTTGGTACTGATTTTTTGAACAAGGACTTTTCTCTTAGCAATAGTATCTcgaatgaaataaaattttacATCAATGTGCTTCATCCTCTCATGATACAATTGGTCTTTAGTCAAATGAATGACATTTTGACTATCAGAGTAAATAGTAGTAACACCTTGATGTAGATTGAATTTACCAAACAACCCTTCAATCACGAAActtctttgattgcctcggtCATGTCTATATATTCTGCCTCGGTCATGTCAATCATGAAACTTCTAGATAAAGTTACAATAGATTGTAAAGTAGTTTTCCACCTAACTGTATAACTACCAATACAAAATATGTAACCTAAAAGTGATATTCTTCTGTCAAGATCCCTGACATAGTCAGAGTTTACAAAACTAACCAAAGTATTATTATTTCTCCCAAACCCCAATCAACAGTTAGAAGTTCctcgcaagtatctgagaatTCACTTCATAGCTTGCCAATGCACTTTTCCAGGAcaagacatatatctgctaacTAAACAGACTGCTTGTGTAATATCTATATAAGTGCAAATCATTGCATACATAATACTGTTGACTACACTGAAATAAGGAACCTGTGCCTCATACTCTTCTTCTTTAACTGACTATGGTGATTGAGTAGCAGATAGTCGAAAATGACTAACAAGAGAAGTGATCACAGGTTTAGCATCTTTTATGCCAAACTTCTCTGAGACATTTTCAAGGTAATTTTCTTGGGTCAAGAGTAGCTTTTCAACTCCTTGGTCTCTCTTGATctccatgccaagaatttttttaattgctcccaaatgtttcatttcaaattcgcTACTTAATTGTAATTTCGAAGTGTGAAAATTTGACAAATTCCTGACAGCAATGAGCATGTCGTCAACATAAAATAGCAACTAAATGAAAAGAACtatcatttaattttcagaaataaacacaactatcatacatACTTCTTGAATAATCATGATCTAACATAAAAGTATCAAACCTCTTATACACTGTTTTGGAAACTATTTCAATCTATATAAGGATCTCTTCAGTAAACAAACATggtcttccttttcttcaacttcaaatccCCGAGTTTGTTTCATATAAATGTTCTCTTCAAGTTCACAATGTAAGAAAGTTGTTTTAACATTAAGTTGCTCCAACTCCAAATCATATATGGCaactaaaacaagcaaaacacaAGCAAAACACGAATAGAGTTATGCTTAGCAAcaggtgaaaatatttcattaaaATCAACATCTTGTACCTAATTATAGTTTTTTGCAACCAACCGTGCTTTGTACCTTGCATCTTCGACCCCTGGAATACCTTCTTTATTCTTGAAGACCTATTTGCATccaacaattttcttatttgaagGCCGTTTCACAAGAACCCAAGTCCCATTTCAATGGAaagatttaattttttcattcATTGCAATCAACCACTTAGCAAAATTATCACAAGAAATTGCCCCTGACTAGGTAGTAGACTCACTAACTACATCAGTTTCTTCTACAACAAACAAAGCATATGCAATcaaatttgcatatctttgtggtggtcgaatATCCCTTCTTGGTCTATCTTTGGTAATGAAACATTCTTCCTCTTCTGAATTATTTTCATCTGTACAATCAGATGCATTTACTGGCACTTGTTGAGTAGAAGGACCAGAACTACCAATCTTAATCTCTACATGCTTCTGCATACTATCATTTGATTGATAAGAACTGGAGGACcctttcttggaaaaaaatatAGAGAATTCATCAAAACTAACAGTTCtactgattttaaattttaaaaatttgagaTCAGGATACCATAATTTGTATCCATTCACCCCAAAAGCATACCCAAGAAAGATACACTTTTTAGTTCGGGATtctaatttttcatcatttataCACATATATGCTGGatatccaaaaaattttaaatcaaaataatcAGCAGAAGTATTTGACCAAACTTTCTCAGGAATTTTAAAATCAAGAGCAGTAGAACGAGTACGGTTATAACAAGTCATAGAAATCGCCTCTGTCCAAGAGTCTTTTGTCAATCCTGCATTAAAGATCATGTACCTCACTCTCTCCAAAAGCGTTTTGTTCATACATTTAGTCACACCATTTTGCTGAAGCGTCATCCTGACAGTGCGATGCCAAACAATCCCTTCATTCCtgcaaaattcatcaaattctctTGCACAAAATTTCATATCACTATCTATTCTAAGTCTCTTGATCTATTTATCTATTTGTTTTTCAATCAACACTATCCATTCTTTGAAAGTGAGGTAAACATCATTCTTATGTATAAGAAATAAACCCAAACTTTTCTtaaataatcatcaatgaaagtcaacataTACCTGATACCATCCTTTAGACAGAACACTAGGTGAATCCCATAAATATGAATGAATATAGTTAAGAGTACCTTTCGTCTTATGAATTACTGGTGAAGTAAAGCTAACTCTTTTATGCTTTTTAAAGACACAGTATTCACAAAATTCTAATCACCAGTACTCTGACCACAAAAAAGTTCCCTTTTGTTCAGTATGCCCAAACTTTTCTCACTCATATGTCCCAAACGCACATGCCACAATTTGGTGATGTCAGAATCAGataaagatgatgatgatgaaactgCGACTGAACCTGTGATAGTAGATTcctgcaaaatatataaactCCAAACCTGCAAACTTTCATTACAATGAGAGTACCTTTCGTATCGaaaaattaaatctgcattaaaatTTAAGGAGTAGATTGACAGGGATATTATTGAAGAATTTTGTGGAGATCAGGCAGAAAGTCTAGTTATTAAGAGTAGAAtcgagaaaaaagaatttgacaATAGATTTAAATCTAAATCTGAATTCAAGCATAGAAATTTGGAGTACAATTATTGTCAAAAAATGGAGCACATTAagataaattattttaaattaaaaattagattgaaacaaaagagaaaacctAGTGAAAAAAATATTGAGACTGCCAAAACTGGTGCTGCAGTTGATGAGAATGAAGGAAATATTTTCTTTGTGACTAATGACAGGAcaatatcttaaaataaatGGATTTTAGATTTGGAATGCTCTTATTACATGTGTCCtaatagaaatttatttttcacttatgaATCTTATAATGGTAGAATTATTTTGATGGGCAATAATACCATTTGTGATGTTGTTGATAAGGTACAATTTGAATTAAAATGCATGATGGTATTGTGAGAATGGTCATTAATGTTAGACAtgttcttgatttgaaaaaatctcatctctttgggtACCTTGGAGGTTCTTGGGTGCAAATACACAGCTGAATATGACGTTATGATCGCTATAACTGACTCCATTGAGTTCGCCGCCGTAGAATTCAACAGTTACACCTCCTTGTTCAACACTATACTTTGATTCTGCCCTTCTAAAAGGAACATCCACTCTAACAATTCCGTCATAAAAATGGAATCTATGTTCTCCAAGTTCATAATAatagaatcaaatttatcaagatgtgAAGTATAAATGTAATTTTAGTCATGTGAAGCATATACAGATTTTGCTTTAAATAAAACCTATTCTCAATCGTTTTCTTCATGTAAAAGGCCTTAACTTTATCCCACATGGCTTTTGCTAAATTCTCAGTGGCTACCTCCTGCAAAATCTCATCAAAgagatttaaaataatactaGACCGAGTCTTCTTATCCATCTCAGCAAAATTTGCATCTGTCAAATTCTCTgactttttctcaattcccTGTGTCGCTAAATCAACTCCGTCTTAAACCAAAATGGCTTCCATCTTGAACTGCCACATCCTGAAGTTGATATTTTTATCGAATTTTTCGACAATAGTCTTTGTTATTGTCATTGTtgtcacaaaattcaaaacctcCGAAGAATCTCTAATACCAATTTGTTGGATATGGCCCCAGAAAATTGACGAAAAGGATTTTTGGTAacctcaaaagaaaaataaaaaaaaataaataaaataggaaCACAAGAATTTATGTGGTTCACTTAAATTGACCTACATCTATGGGTAGAGAAAGAGCAATATTTTATTATGAAGAAGAGAGTACAAAAATGTTTTAGAAAAGTGTTCCTAGACTCAAAACATCTAATACTTAAAATACAAGagagcccaaaaatattttactaaACAAAAGGTTTGATGATCCAAAGGCTCAAACAAACAACTAAATCTCTCTTGATTTGGTGCACTTATAAGGCAATGTGGGACAAAGCCACTTTAACAAAAGCCATTGCCGAAATCAAGTGCAAGGGGAACAGGACAGCAATTATTACTGGTAAGTCATCCATCCCTTTTGTAATTTCATTCATAGTACACGAAAAGTAGTCAGAAATGGTCTTCCATGGAATTAGTGTTTAATGTTATCTTTTATAGTGATGGTGTTGCAGATGATGATAAGGTGTCTGTTATGTGTGTCTTGATTGTGATATTTAGTATTAACCTAATCGAGAATTTACATAGATACTACTGTACGAGCTAGCATGTTGATTCTTTTGATCACAACTTTTTTGTTTGTACAACATGGTGAAGAAGATACACGAAAATAAGCGCAATGAGAAGCTTTTTAGAAAAATGTTGAAAGTGCTAAAACAGCAGTAACCTGCTGAGGATATTGAAAATGCAAAGCTTACACTGCTAAGGAATTGAGCAACGCCTGTAGAAAAAAATTTAACCAAACATTATTATATTAGTGTAGCCACGTGTCATTAATTAATTGGTTAGTGGAGTTGGAGTTGTATGGGATTATTCCTTTACTACTGGTGTTAGAGGTCTAGTAGTGTACTAGTTAAAAAGCCAATAGGGCTTATAGTGCCACAGCTTTGTGTcgttttcttttcatatgaaacAAAAAGGCCGCAGCCTCATTAGATGAATGGCTGAAGAATTTCCTTTGCCTCTatattatttttcttgattCTTTCTGTGGGTTTAagtgtgtttatttgtttgaatcCATCAGAGTGGCATTAGAGATATAGTAAATTATGGCAAACTCTAATTGCAATATTGTTTGTTCTGTCTAAAAACTCAAAATAAAGGTGAAGTTCAATTTTTGACAGAAACAAATAATAGTTCATCTCAAGACATGTAAATTACATCAATATATTGAATCTACACTTGCTCAGGACGCTAGTGAGAATGATAAGGCCAAAGATAGTTTGGCTTTAAGTGTCTTCTTGAAGCATGCAGATAATTTGTAAATAGACTTTATAAACCATTTATTGGAGAAAATTTCTACGTCTATACTTGGTTGAAACCTCCAAAAGTCAAAGATTGTAGCCTGACCACCCAAAAATGGCTTCACTAATTCAACTTGTATGACTATTCGTTAAGATACTTGTGCTGAGtaagtcaaaaattttaaactagttGATTAAATCATCTCCAAACTTGAATATCAATTAGTGAAATCTCTATCAAAAGCCAAAATACAGTCGGgcaaaatttttgtcaaaagcTGAAATAAGGCAGTGACTAGTCAGggtattttgattatttttcatcTTACAGATATccaaatgagttgatttttgATGCATCGGAAAACTAATTCAaagaactacaactttcatgtttggtgTAAGAGTTAATTCAGCTTACATCATCAAGAAAATTGCCGTTGAAATTagtccaaaaataaaataaaattgaattttgaaCAGAAAGTGCAAAACTGCAAAAGAGGAAGAGCCGCGAGGCAGATCTACGAGGTATCGTAGATCCACCTTGCAAATCCCTGACTATGTGCTACAAGTTGATTCTACAACTTGCACTTATTTTACACTACTTTTTGAACCATTTTTTCTCATAAAATCCGGCTAGATCCAGCAAACTTGAgttgaaaaaatgaagaacaattcTATGACAACATTATGAgtacattttctttttcaaaaacatCTATAGATACCTCTTATATCTCATTGATTTGAAGTATCTTGTGGCATCTTCTAAGGATGAATTAGTATAAAGAAGTAGAGTAGAAGTAGAAGTACAAATTAGTTTTAACTCTAGTTTCATATTGTGAGTTTCAAAATTAGTTTAAGAGTTTTGCAAGGGAAGTAAGAGCATTTTTGTACCAAACTTATTTGTGAGATTAACTTATGAAGGTATTCAATGATTCAACTTTCAAAACATTGAATAAGAATTCTTCTTCCTAAACTTTGTTCTTGTTCTTATTTGTCTTGTTTAGTTACAAGTTTGTTTCATATTTAGATGCTTTTAATTGATAGATGTCGAGATTGTATAATTAAAAATGcctatttgaaaaaaaatatgaattttgtaAATAGTGGTGAGCAGGGTAGAATCCATAGAGATTGGAGAGAATTAGTTTTTTCTAGAATTCAAGGTATGGGGgatttttataaaatgaaaataataacaataaaaaaaactaaaataacaatgtgctaaaattgaatcaaaataacttcaaaaatagTTCACTTAATTGGTCATCGATGCAATGATAATTTGGTCTTTTAactaataaataagttataactgtcaaacaagcgatAACAGTCAATTTCTTCTTACTGTATTGGTGATTAAAGTACGGCCATTAACCACTATCCTAATGAAGAAATAACCCTAAGTACGATCTTAGAATTCAATTTCCTAATTGCCTTAAGAATTAGAGAAATCctgttctaaccaaataacgcgcTATGAGGGTTATTTTAAATTAATCCATATATTCTCCTGACACAAACTTTCATATTTGCATTCTGTTGCTTCTCCTCCTATTGTTGATCTAGACATGAAGTCGGTCAACATACTCCTAGATGATAAATACACAGCGAAAGTGTCAGACTTTGGAACATCAAGATTGGTACCCATGATTTAATGTGAGATACCAATGATGGTGCAAGGAACAATTGGCTACTTAGACCCTGAGTACCTGCAGACTAGTCAATTAACTGAGAAGAGTGATGTCTATAGCTTTGAGGTTGTTCTTGTGGAGCTATTGACAGGAGAGAAGGTACTGTGCTTTGATAGATCTGCAAGAGAGAGAAGTCTGGCAAGTTATTTCTTTCTTCAATAAAGGATAACCATTTGTTTGAAGTTCTGGATGATAATATCGACACTGAAAGAAATGCTGAGCAACTGAAAGAAGTTGCTATGCTAGCTAAAAGATGCTTAAATGTCAAGGGGGAAGATAGGCCAACCATGAAAGAAGTAGCATTGGAATTAGAAGAAATGAGTCTATCAAcgaacaccaaattttgaattaattggtatgctttgttggcattttagttcattattgtttgtgctattttattttagtttcattcactttttagttttagttgtttttgtagtttttatttttgtttttgtatttttgtaagttttagtgtagaatttttagaaaaagagagaaaaagtgaaaagtagaaaaaaagagaaagcaaagaaaaaagaaaggaaaaaaaagaaaaagaaaaggaaaaaatggtttaatgcataTTGGCTTatctttgaaaaaatgaaaaacgtttaaaattgaaaaaaaagggaaaaatgccgaaaatggaaaaggaaaatcgatgaaaaatggaagttgtaatttgtggtttttagttcatttattttccattcaatattaattaaattgttttgttatttgtttagtttattattatcaatttctgtcttaattagttaaaaaaaaaaaaaggtcaaatcAGTCGCGGCAAGCTGCGTTAAACGCAGCTTGCACAGAGAGAGCTGGTGCaggcccttggctgcaaatttgGACGGAGGTTGCTGTTTTTTTTAGGGTTGAAGGGCACCATAAAAGgctaagaaacagggcagccgcaaagagagagagtcgggggggagaagaaaacagaaaagagaGGAAGTTTTTCTTTGAGGAACGGCTAAGGAAAAACCGAgaggaaaaaggagagaaatcTAGGCTGAGGtctgagagagaaagagagtggAGAATGAAGCTGGGATAGATTCggagcaaaagaaaagggagaggCTGTTGGCTACACAGAGAAAGGCTAGAGTTGAGCTAAAAGAAAAGGGGACAGGAGGAAGAAATCGGCAACTTAACGAGAAGAGAGGAGATCGAGAATCTGGAGGGCAATCGCAGCAGAAAGGTGGAACTTTTCCCAGCTTCGCTTGGCCTGCGTCAGTGATTCATTGCTCCTCCATCCGTGCGCTGTTTGTTTACGCTTCAAGGGAGTGAAGGTAACCTTTCATTCTCTTTCGGTCATGAATCATCAGGCTTTCATCTGATTGTTACATCGTTTGTTGCCAAATTTGCTGtgagttttcttccttcatgtttttatttgtgCATCTTGGGAGATAGTGGATCCGTGTCATGGCTGTCATCTTGGATGTCTGTTGATGAAGCTGTAAACTTTAGTTGGTTTCGGATGATGCCACCATAGATTTCATCCGAAACAGAAACCAGTTACTTTTCCCCCGTGCATCCGCCATGTCTTCCCCTTGCTTTGTTTAAAAATGGTCCGTATATCATTTGTTTTGGCTGTTAGAACCCTTAGGAATCAGTTTTAGAATCTGCTGCAATAAGTATGAAGTTGTCGGCTTGTGGCAACAGCACTTGGGcagcttttcttttccttcactttgctgatttttttttttgttttgttttgtttgttcaGTCGAAGTTTTGATTTGCTAATCATTCTTAGAATACCATGTTATAGTTTCCTTGTCCTGTGTTATGCTGAAGTTCCTTGACTGGCTCGAAATGTTCATTTTTGCTTGGTATTTCACCGCAAGTCCCGTCTCTAgcatctttgctgcattttattttcacatCCAGTTGAACTTGTGAATTACCAAATTCGTTGGAATTTTCCTGGGTTGCTTTGTATAGATATGTCTCGGCCAAGTGAAACAAAAATGCAAcagtttgtttgttttgttgcagaatctcttgctgcattttcctttctttcttttgtctcgGTTAAACCAGTTTTTCCACTTTAATCTTGCAACAAAAAGTTCATGTTTGACTGAATCGATAATCCTGGTAGTTAGTGAACTTGTTTGCTTGATGAAATGGAGAGGAAGTTACGGAGGAACAGTAGTCATGCCCAAGTGCATACGGCAAAAGCTGCTGCATTCTTCTGTGACGTTTCCTCTTCTATGGCTGCTCTTTGAACCTTTACACTTGAGTTGCATGCTTAATCTGGTTTGAAGGGAAAGGAAGGGAAGGTTTTGGTGATGAGTTTGTATGAACTATAATCAAAAACTTTGCTGGAAATTGAACAAGCCAAGATTGCCGAATTCTTTGCATAGAATTTTCCAGCATTGGCATGAATTTTCTTCTACGTTTGAGTTGGTTTGGATGTTGAAATTGTGTGTTATAATGCTTAGATTAGCTttgaatgtttggttgaaagatttttgataaaaaattagtGTTGAGGTTGATATTTGCTTGCGAGAATGCAAGTTGCGTTGTTTTGTTGGCTGCAGAAATGTTTGTTTTTGGTTGCAGAATGTTATCTTACGTTAGTCtgcatgcatgcaaaataaTTCTGAAAATTGCCCTTTGGCCCCTTGGCTTCACCTTATGTTACTATGACCCAACAAATAgaataatttcttcaattggatcCCTGTGATTTTTGCTATAATGCTACAAAAGCCCACCAATACTCTAAATTCTTGCAATTGGGTCATGAAATAGTTGCATTTTAACTCTTGCTTGACCTTCCTTGGCTCTTGGACTTTCAAAATTCCTAAGATGTCTCAATTGACCTTGTTGATAAGATTAGTGGTTGCATTTGGGTCTTTGGTTTGTAATTGAATTCTAAGTTTATTGCAATTTTGAACAGTTGTTTGGCATTCTATCGTTTGGAAATCTTTGAGACTCTTGAACATttcatttggacttgaatgacttCATGtgtttgcaattaggtcctaaaacaACGGCAACGTAACCTCCATGTCTACCTTAGTTCTACCATGGCTCAATTACTTGAATTATTTGATCAACCTTGCCGTTCTGGGATCTTACTTGATGGTTATATGTTTTGGGTTGACCCTTGGATAGATTGGTAAGGGGTTTTAGGATGAATTCAAAGGGTTTCAAGAGCTTCATCTAGATTCATGTGGTAATGTGCATTTGTGTGGACCTTGGATGTTTTGATGATTCAATCAATAGTTGGGGTCTTTATTTCATGAATATGGAAATCTTAGGCATTTAAACGCTTCTAATTGTTCAATTCCATGTTTATGTGTTTGATTGCTTGACCCTTGCTTTGTTTTGGacctttaaagttcttaaatgttcGATTGACTCGAATGTTTGGGTAAGGGTTATGTTTGAGTCCTTAGTAGGAAATTTCTTTTTGATGGTTTGATAGATGTCATTTGatttatttacatttttatcattaaattggtgcgttaatcctttgctttgaatggttttagcacATGCTATCCCGTTAGTTGGTGACTTAGCCCAGTTTAAGTCTCGTCCATTTAACACTACAAAAGGGAGtggtataattccttttatcttttttgtttctcatatgtggactaatgtgctaattgaaatttgcatgtctacttgctttcctagcctctccttatttcctttcagttattccatttacttttgatttttattaatggggtatgtgtacacctcttggcttgtaatagatagggcgtagtaaataatttggtccattttcccttttccttttgttttagttagcaaatgtaatggttgcatgcctatgtgttatatgttaaatgctttattaggattttgcatctagtcaagcatgctaagtgttatgtgctatgtgtttataagttatt
Protein-coding regions in this window:
- the LOC140015800 gene encoding putative wall-associated receptor kinase-like 16 yields the protein MVQGTIGYLDPEYLQTSQLTEKSDVYSFEVVLVELLTGEKDNHLFEVLDDNIDTERNAEQLKEVAMLAKRCLNVKGEDRPTMKEVALELEEMSLSTNTKF